In the Lepus europaeus isolate LE1 chromosome 18, mLepTim1.pri, whole genome shotgun sequence genome, one interval contains:
- the FAAP100 gene encoding Fanconi anemia core complex-associated protein 100: MAGAEPRVRYLAGFRCPLGGLAAGTARVLRHGAEVVLSTGSEFVYVYDQEGGLLSAVYQFPGRVWHLALLPLRRALYVLCAREGVYCLPLGRPDRSQRQEAEDGEDGELPSPVIPVGPEACVLPGAGLRSFAVLDDALVALEQGPAQWKVRLLERPCPGQEPRPDAQIGEVELAACTPSAGQPEDPPFLPVLCCLSPPGSGAPRGAPPAHGGFVLGEALFGLLFGADAALLESPVVLCGLPDGQLCCVVLKALVTSRSAPGDPKALVKILHHLEEPVVFLGALRTEPQARDTAEDGLAAEDTHADCLVALGHHGRALAIKAGCSEAGSLVPELREYCLPGPALCAACGGGGCLFYSTASDLCVVDLARGGSRVDPEWPEGAPGGLPPLLCPASLNICGSVALCASAGPGGGTKLLALSAKGRLMACSLGLEAEGPGPARTARADAGRKIRELLSGIGSVSERVCLLKKALDQRNKALTSLNEAMSVSCALLSGRGSARPISCTTTVAWSRLQLRDALTATCLLQNSGHFSLDRGWALCIQVRSSSSALDLDAAGSAVTYTMPIPRLGPGSRREVTLPLGPGEDGELDLPVTVSCALFYSLREVVGGVLSSQDPLEAPRLDEGPPAMLPEQDGICLPLSRHTVDMLQCLRFPGLPAAAAQAPSLVGPSADPVDAFLESYRGPAGKLAGSAWLRAQYLPPSVASIQVSAELLRAALDNSRTGVSLCCATLQWLLAENAAAGAVRAQALSAVQGVAPDGTDVHLLVREVALTELSPAGPIQAVEIQVECSSLASMCRVHHAIVGRMQTMVTGQAAQGSSPPDLRLQYLRQIHTNHEMLLREVQSLRDQLCTEDEAVSSTAAQRLLQVYGQLRNPSLVLL, from the exons ATGGCCGGCGCCGAGCCGCGCGTCCGCTACCTGGCGGGCTTCCGCTGCCCCCTCGGGGGCCTGGCGGCGGGCACGGCGCGCGTGCTGCGCCACGGGGCGGAGGTCGTGCTGAGCACCGGGAGCGAGTTCGTCTACGTGTACGACCAGGAAGGCGGGCTGCTGAGC GCGGTGTACCAGTTCCCGGGCCGCGTGTGGCACCTGGCGCTCCTGCCGCTCCGCAGGGCGCTCTACGTCCTGTGCGCCCGGGAGGGCGTGTACTGCCTGCCGCTGGGCCGCCCGGACAG GTCTCAGAGGCAGGAGGCCGAGGACGGTGAGGACGGCGAGCTGCCCTCGCCTGTGATCCCCGTGGGCCCCGAAGCCTGCGTCCTCCCGGGCGCGGGGCTCCGCTCGTTCGCGGTGCTGGACGACGCGCTGGTCGCCCTGGAGCAGGGTCCGGCCCAGTGGAAGGTGCGGCTGCTGGAGCGCCCCTGCCCCGGCCAGGAGCCGCGGCCAGACGCCCAGATCGGCGAGGTGGAGCTGGCCGCCTGCACCCCCTCGGCAGGGCAGCCGGAGGACCCCCCCTTCCTGCCGGTGCTGTGCTGCCTGTCCCCGCCCGGCTCGGGGGCCCCACGCGGCGCCCCCCCGGCCCACGGGGGCTTCGTGCTCGGGGAGGCCCTCTTCGGTCTGCTCTTTGGAGCCGATGCCGCCCTCCTGGAGTCACCAGTGGTCCTCTGTGGTCTCCCCGacggccagctctgctgtgtggTCCTGAAGGCCCTGGTCACCTCCAGGTCAGCCCCTGGGGACCCGAAGGCCCTGGTCAAGATCCTCCATCACCTGGAGGAGCCTGTCGTCTTCCTTGGGGCCCTGAGGACAGAGCCGCAGGCCAGGGACACCGCAGAGGACGGGCTGGCCGCGGAGGACACGCACGCCGACTGCCTGGTGGCCCTCGGTCACCACGGCCGGGCGCTGGCCATCAAGGCCGGCTGCAGTGAGGCCGGGAGTCTGGTGCCGGAGCTCCGAGAGTACTGcctcccggggccggcgctgtgtgcCGCCTGTGGCGGGGGCGGCTGCCTGTTCTACAGCACCGCCTCCGACCTCTGCGTGGTGGACCTGGCTCGGGGCGGCTCCCGCGTGGACCCAGAGTGGCCGGAGGGGGCCCCGGGCGGCCTGCCGCCCCTGCTGTGCCCAGCCAGCTTGAACATCTGTGGCAGTGTCGCTCTCTGCGCGTCTGCGGGCCCTGGAG GTGGCACCAAACTCCTGGCACTGTCTGCCAAAGGCCGCCTGAtggcctgcagcctgggcctggaggcggaggggcccggccctgcccggACGGCCAGGGCAGACGCAGGCAGGAAGATCAGGGAGCTGCTCTCTGGGATCGGCAGCGTCTCTGAGAG AGTGTGTCTGCTGAAGAAGGCGCTGGACCAGCGGAACAAGGCCCTGACGAGCCTCAACGAGGCCATGAGCGTGAGCTGCGCGCTGCTCTCGGGCCGCGGCAGCGCCCGGCCCATCTCCTGCACGACCACCGTGGCCTGGAGCCGCCTGCAGCTGCGCGACGCGCTCACCGCCACCTGCCTGCTGCAGAACAGCGGCCACTTCAGCCTGGACCGGGGCTGGGCCCTGTGCATCCAGGTGCGCAGCAGCTCCTCCGCCCTGGACCTGGACGCCGCCGGCTCGGCCGTCACCTACACCATGCCCATCCCCCGGCTCGGCCCCGGCAGCCGGCGGGAGGTGACGCTGCCCCTGGGCCCCGGTGAGGACGGCGAGCTGGACCTGCCGGTGACCGTGTCCTGCGCGCTCTTCTACAGCCTCCGGGAGGTGGTGGGCGGGGTCCTCTCCTCCCAGGACCCCCTGGAGGCCCCCCGCCTGGACGAGGGCCCGCCCGCCATGCTGCCCGAGCAGGACGGCATCTGCCTGCCACTGAGCAGGCACACGGTGGACATGCTGCAGTGTCTGCGCTTCCCTGGCCTGCCCGCGGCCGCTGCGCAGGCCCCCAGCCTGGTCGGCCCCTCCGCGGACCCCGTGGACGCCTTCCTGGAATCCTACAGGGGCCCGGCCGGCAAGCTGGCTGGATCGGCCTGGCTGCGAGCCCAGTACCTGCCCCCGTCCGTGGCCTCCATCCAGGTGTCGGCGGAGCTGCTCAGGGCTGCCCTGGACAACAGCCGCACAG GTGTCTCTCTGTGCTGTGCGACCCTGCAGTGGCTCCTGGCCGAGAATGCTGCCGCGGGCGCCGTGCGAGCCCAGGCGCTGTCTGCCGTCCAGGGAGTGGCCCCGGATGGCACTGACGTCCACCTCCTCGTCCGTGAG gtGGCCTTGACCGAGCTGAGCCCAGCGGGGCCCATCCAGGCGgtggagatccaggtggagtgcTCGTCTCTGGCCAGCATGTGCCGGGTGCACCATGCCATCGTGGGCCGCATGCAG ACGATGGTCACGGGGCAGGCCGCCCAGGGCTCCAGCCCACCcgacctccgcctgcagtacctcCGGCAGATCCACACAAACCACGAG ATGCTGCTGCGGGAGGTGCAGAGCCTGCGCGACCAGCTGTGCACGGAGGACGAAGCCGTGTCCAGCACCGCCGCCCAGAGGCTGCTGCAGGTGTACGGGCAGCTGCGCAACCCCAGCCTCGTGCTGCTGTGA
- the FSCN2 gene encoding fascin-2, with protein MPTNGLHQVLKIQFGLVNDSDRYLTAESFGFKVNASAPSLKRKQVWLLEPDPGQGAAVLLRSGHLGRYLSAGEDGRVACEAERPGRDCRFLVLPQPDGRWALQSEPHGRFFGGTEDQLSCFATAISPAELWTVHLAIHPQAHLLSVSRRRYVHLCPQDDEMAADGDMPWGVDALLTLIFRSGRYCLRSCDSRYLRSDGRLVWEPEAHACYTLEFKAGKLAFKDCDGRYLAPVGPAGTLKAGRSSRPGKDELFDLEESPPQVVLLAANRRYVSVRQGVNVSANQDEELDHETFLMQIDQETKKCTFYASTGGYWTLVTHGGIQATATQVSASTMFEVEWRGRRVALRASNGRYVCMKKNGQLAATSDFVGEDEEFTLKLINRPLLVLRGLDGFVCHRRGSSQLDTNRSVYDVFHLSFSDGAYHIRGRGGGFWNTGSHGSVCGDGEHAEDFLFEFRERGRLAIRARSGKYLHGGASGLLRADAEAPAGAALWEY; from the exons ATGCCAACCAACGGGCTGCACCAGGTGCTGAAGATCCAGTTCGGCCTGGTCAATGACAGCGACCGCTACCTGACCGCCGAGAGCTTTGGCTTCAAGGTGAACGCCTCGGCGCCCAGCCTCAAGCGGAAGCAGGTGTGGCTGCTGGAGCCGGACCCGGGCCAGGGAGCGGCTGTGCTGCTGCGCAGCGGCCACCTGGGCCGCTACCTGTCGGCAGGCGAGGACGGCCGCGTGGCCTGCGAGGCGGAGCGGCCGGGCCGGGACTGCCGCTTCCTGGTCCTGCCGCAGCCAGACGGGCGCTGGGCACTGCAGTCCGAGCCGCATGGCCGCTTCTTCGGGGGCACGGAGGACCAGCTGTCCTGCTTCGCCACGGCCATCTCCCCGGCCGAGCTGTGGACGGTGCACCTGGCCATCCACCCGCAGGCGCACCTGCTGAGCGTGAGCCGGCGGCGCTACGTGCACCTGTGCCCGCAGGACGACGAGATGGCGGCCGACGGCGACATGCCCTGGGGCGTGGACGCGCTGCTCACCCTGATCTTCCGCAGCGGCAGGTACTGCCTCCGGTCCTGTGACAGCCGCTACCTGCGCAGCGACGGCCGGCTGGTGTGGGAGCCCGAGGCCCACGCCTGCTACACGCTCGAGTTCAAGGCCGGCAAGCTGGCCTTCAAGGACTGCGACGGCCGCTACCTGGCGCCTGTGGGGCCCGCGGGCACGCTCAAGGCCGGCCGCAGCTCCCGGCCGGGCAAGGACGAGCTCTTCGACCTGGAGGAGAGCCCCCCACAGGTGGTGCTGCTGGCCGCCAACCGCCGCTACGTCTCCGTGCGCCAAG GGGTCAACGTCTCAGCCAATCAGGACGAAGAACTGGACCATGAGACCTTCCTGATGCAAATTGACCAGGAGACCAAGAAGTGCACCTTCTACGCCAGCACCGGGGGCTACTGGACCCTGGTCACCCACGGGGGCATCCAGGCCACCGCCACCCAAGT GTCGGCCAGCACCATGTTCGAGGTGGAGTGGCGCGGCCGGCGCGTGGCGCTCCGAGCCAGCAATGGCCGCTACGTCTGCATGAAGAAGAACGGGCAGCTGGCGGCCACCAGCGACTTCGTGG GCGAGGACGAGGAGTTCACGCTCAAGCTCATCAACCGGCCCCTCCTGGTGCTGCGCGGCCTGGACGGCTTCGTCTGCCACCGCCGCGGCTCCAGCCAGCTGGACACGAACCGCTCCGTCTACGACGTCTTCCACCTGAGCTTCAGCGACGGCGCCTACCACATCCGAG GCCGCGGCGGCGGCTTCTGGAACACCGGCAGCCACGGCAGCGTGTGCGGCGACGGCGAGCACGCCGAGGACTTCCTCTTCGAGTTCCGCGAGCGCGGCCGCCTGGCCATCCGCGCCCGGAGCGGCAAGTACCTGCACGGCGGCGCCTCGGGGCTGCTGCGCGCCGACGCCGAGGCGCCGGCGGGGGCCGCGCTCTGGGAGTACTGA